In Thermoanaerobacterales bacterium, the following are encoded in one genomic region:
- a CDS encoding carboxymuconolactone decarboxylase family protein — protein sequence MSEKPSVEQILRKMEQQLGAEPLPMKLLAQLSPETVYDHVAMRQHVDTRPSIPAKGKMLMFVATAAALGSEFCTRTYARLALKAGASAEEITEAPGRSAVRQSVNGLGDGRPGHGAFGRGQEGGRFR from the coding sequence ATGAGCGAAAAGCCCAGCGTGGAACAGATCCTTCGGAAAATGGAGCAGCAACTGGGAGCCGAACCCTTGCCGATGAAGCTTTTGGCACAGCTTTCGCCCGAGACCGTTTACGACCACGTCGCGATGCGGCAACATGTGGACACCCGACCCAGTATTCCCGCGAAGGGGAAAATGCTGATGTTCGTGGCCACGGCTGCCGCTCTGGGTTCGGAGTTCTGCACCCGCACTTATGCCCGATTGGCCCTGAAGGCCGGAGCTTCGGCCGAAGAGATTACGGAGGCCCCTGGTCGTAGCGCGGTTCGTCAAAGCGTCAACGGTTTGGGCGACGGCCGTCCCGGCCATGGAGCTTTTGGTCGCGGCCAAGAAGGAGGCCGCTTCCGCTGA
- a CDS encoding thioredoxin family protein, with translation MLFKNANPSGPKPTLVSIGGAKVGIIGLDEAFEAVRKKSFADDAALGDALIALVKEKNYIPASALDEYRKGLVRAYKVRYGLPVDLTDDPGGMLEIKVVGPGCPQCRKMYEDVLAVLQELNIQADVEKIEDLAAIASTGVLLTPSLIINGQVRAAGRVPSKKQLAQWIETAGKQNK, from the coding sequence ATGTTGTTCAAGAACGCGAACCCGTCCGGGCCGAAGCCCACCCTGGTTTCCATCGGGGGCGCCAAGGTGGGCATCATCGGGCTTGATGAGGCGTTCGAGGCGGTGAGGAAAAAGTCGTTTGCGGATGACGCCGCTCTCGGTGACGCCCTCATCGCGCTGGTAAAAGAGAAGAATTACATTCCGGCCTCGGCCCTGGACGAGTACCGCAAGGGTCTGGTGCGTGCTTACAAGGTCCGTTACGGTCTCCCGGTGGATCTTACGGACGATCCGGGGGGGATGCTGGAAATCAAGGTGGTGGGGCCCGGCTGCCCCCAGTGCCGCAAGATGTATGAGGATGTGCTTGCCGTGCTGCAGGAACTGAACATCCAGGCCGATGTGGAGAAGATCGAGGATCTGGCGGCCATTGCCTCTACGGGGGTGCTGCTGACGCCGTCCTTGATCATCAACGGCCAGGTCCGGGCGGCCGGGAGGGTGCCGTCCAAAAAGCAGCTCGCGCAGTGGATTGAGACGGCGGGAAAACAAAACAAATAG
- a CDS encoding bile acid:sodium symporter: MPATALQSVARFFDRAMLYLILASIVLGLAFGLALPGHTQGLKAYINFTLFLMLYPMMVGIRVEQITKAVKNLRAILWSVLLNFIVSPLIGFLIARTLLVHTPALAVGLLLLSATPCAGMVAGWTGFARGNVPLSLVIVALSLTLSIVTIPLTMLVTAGSLVAVDAAAMFKGTLLVILLPLVAGDLTRRAIIAARGEPGFQAIRPILPPLSMLGMFSIILISVAMGAPKIVAQWHLILLIVPALVLFYVLQMGLSIWLAPRTGFAPREAVALVYAVVGKNVSLAVGLATHFFSPLTVTMLAINPMIQAPAMAWFLRWSTRHWDLPKDDGVSRQAATGVGGAAGIAKLTGNQRGGGR, translated from the coding sequence ATGCCGGCGACCGCCCTGCAGAGCGTGGCGCGTTTCTTCGACCGCGCCATGCTGTACCTGATCCTGGCGTCAATCGTTCTCGGCCTTGCCTTCGGCCTCGCCTTACCGGGACATACGCAGGGGCTGAAAGCGTACATCAACTTCACCCTGTTTTTGATGCTTTATCCGATGATGGTCGGCATCCGAGTGGAGCAGATCACGAAGGCGGTGAAGAACCTGCGCGCCATCTTGTGGTCGGTTCTGCTCAACTTCATCGTCTCCCCGCTGATCGGGTTCCTGATCGCCAGGACGCTTCTGGTCCATACGCCCGCGCTGGCCGTCGGGCTGCTGCTCCTGAGCGCGACTCCCTGCGCGGGGATGGTGGCCGGCTGGACCGGTTTCGCGCGCGGCAATGTGCCGCTGTCCCTGGTCATCGTCGCTCTGAGCCTCACCCTGAGTATTGTGACCATTCCGTTGACCATGCTGGTCACGGCCGGTTCCCTGGTGGCCGTCGACGCGGCGGCGATGTTCAAGGGGACCCTGCTGGTGATTCTCTTGCCCCTGGTCGCCGGCGACCTGACACGCCGGGCGATCATCGCCGCCAGGGGGGAGCCGGGCTTCCAGGCCATCCGCCCGATCCTCCCGCCCCTTTCGATGCTCGGCATGTTCTCGATCATTCTCATCTCGGTGGCCATGGGCGCGCCGAAGATCGTCGCCCAGTGGCACCTCATCCTGCTCATCGTTCCGGCGCTTGTTCTGTTCTATGTTCTTCAGATGGGACTCTCCATCTGGCTTGCTCCGCGCACCGGCTTCGCGCCGCGCGAAGCGGTGGCCTTGGTCTACGCCGTGGTGGGCAAGAACGTTTCCCTGGCCGTCGGGCTGGCCACGCACTTTTTCAGTCCTCTCACGGTCACGATGCTGGCCATCAACCCGATGATCCAGGCGCCGGCGATGGCCTGGTTTTTGCGCTGGTCGACACGCCACTGGGACCTGCCGAAGGACGACGGCGTTTCCCGGCAGGCCGCGACAGGGGTCGGCGGTGCCGCGGGCATTGCCAAGCTGACTGGTAATCAGAGGGGAGGCGGACGGTGA
- a CDS encoding putative zinc-binding protein, protein MFRLDKGGTILVATCSGASNTGALAEEVAERVAGADDRARLVCLAAVAAGKESALKKVREAARIVVIEGCPMRCATEILRQSAGREPDIEVSITDRYGIQKESRRRFREEDAATIAGDIMTVLEKW, encoded by the coding sequence GTGTTTCGACTGGATAAGGGCGGAACTATCCTTGTTGCTACCTGCTCGGGAGCCTCGAACACCGGTGCTCTGGCGGAAGAGGTCGCCGAGCGCGTGGCGGGAGCCGATGATCGCGCCCGGTTGGTGTGCCTGGCGGCAGTGGCCGCCGGCAAAGAGAGCGCGCTGAAGAAAGTGCGGGAGGCGGCACGGATTGTGGTCATCGAAGGCTGTCCGATGCGCTGCGCCACCGAGATCCTGCGCCAGAGCGCCGGCCGGGAGCCGGATATCGAGGTGAGCATTACCGATCGCTACGGCATTCAAAAGGAGTCGCGCCGCCGGTTCAGGGAAGAAGATGCCGCCACGATTGCGGGGGACATCATGACCGTCCTTGAAAAGTGGTAA